Proteins encoded together in one Lathyrus oleraceus cultivar Zhongwan6 chromosome 5, CAAS_Psat_ZW6_1.0, whole genome shotgun sequence window:
- the LOC127080041 gene encoding uncharacterized protein LOC127080041, with amino-acid sequence MCFEFPDEDIMLIRGCNIPGQKEEPEPSSCWTLVFDGAYNTQGNGMGAVITSLTGFHLPFTARLCFCCTNNMEEYEACILCIEASIDLRIKILEVYRDSALVIIQVKGYWEACDHKMIPYKEHVLNLIPYLDKITFHHIPRENNQLADDLAPLSSMFKVKWRNEAPFIHIDYLDEPGYCLAAEDESDGHRWFYDIMRYLESQEYPENASIMDKKYLRKLSSKFFLSRGVLYKRIYDSILLRCIDKQEENQIIMEIHEVSFGTHANGHTMVNKILRDGYYWMTMGLTATATSKHAINVKSMLTRSMYYQYHSMSKLHFGLLPCEELT; translated from the coding sequence ATGTGttttgaattccctgatgaggatatcatGTTGATAAGGGGTTGCAACATTCCTGGCCAAAAGGAAGAACCAGAACCTAGCTCATGTTGGACACTTGTGTTCGATGGCGCTTATAACACCCAAGGCAATGGAATGGGGGCCGTCATCACATCCCTAACTGGTTTTCACCTACCCTTTACTGCGAGGTTGTGCTTTTGTTGTACCAATAATATGGAGGaatacgaggcttgtatcttATGCATTGAAGCTTctattgatcttaggatcaaaatccTTGAAGTTTATAGAGATTCAGCCTTGGTCATTATCCAAGTCAAAGGATATTGGGAAGCTTGTGATCACAAAATGATCCCCTACAAAGAGCATGTCTTAAATCTAATACCATACCTCGACAAGATTACCtttcatcacatccctcgagAGAATAATCAGTTGGCCGATGACTTAGCACCTTTAtcatccatgtttaaggtcaaGTGGAGAAATGAAGCACCATTTATTCATATTGACTACTTGGACGAACCAGGTTACTGTTTGGCAGCCGAAGATGAGTCTGATGGCCATCGTTGGTTTTATGACATCATGAGATACTTGGAGAGTCAAGAATATCCTGAAAATGCATCTATCATGGATAAAAAGTATCTTCGCAAACTCTCATCCAAGTTCTTCTTGAGTAGAGGGGTATTATACAAAAGAATTTATGATTCCATTTTGCTTAGATGCATAGACAAACAAGAAGAAAACCAGATTATAATGGAAATCCATGAAGTCTCCTTTGGGACACATGCCAATGGACACACAATGGTCAATAAAATCTTGAGGGatggttattactggatgacaatgggGTTGACTGCTACCGCCACGTCCAAAcatgccataaatgtcaaatctatgctgacaagaTCCATGTACTACCAGTACCACTCAATGTCTAAACTTCACTTTGGCCTTTTGCCATGTGAGGAATTGACGTGA